The Salmo salar chromosome ssa02, Ssal_v3.1, whole genome shotgun sequence genome segment TCCGTAAATTCTtcgaaattgttgcgtttatattatttttttttacactgcgAGCTACAACTCAATCAAGGCCTGCACATCACATTATGCTAAATAGCCTTACCTCTGATATATTTACGACATGGCATTTAATAGAAGTCATATGGCACAATAAAAACTCATGTCACTGACTATAGAGTGCATGAATCAACTGCACTGTTCATCAGAATCATTTTTCTATTATTAAACCGATTTAGCACAGGGTTTCCCAGGACCGAGGTTGGGAAACCCTGTGCTATAGTGCCTAACGTCATCCGACCAAGACTACTCTAGTAACTACGTAGCTCGAGCAGTTCTCGCCACAAAGACCGTGGCGCGCGAGTAGGCTTCCTGACACAAATTTCAATCTTCCTAGAGCGGACTCAACACCGTAAACCCCCACCTAAAATAAGCAGGGCATTTTGACGTGGTTTACCTGCAATTCGGCTCGCTCCACCTCCCATTGCGCTCTATCCACCTCGAAGCGGGCCCATTCGTGTTGCAGAAAGTGCAATATCCCCGGAATGTTGTAATGAGCCCTGGCCGCCTCTCCGCCACCGACGTCGCCCGGCTGCTGCGGTCCTTTTCCAGCGCCTGGCAAACccgagttgttgttgttgttgttaaagaACACGCCGGGCCCTGCCTGTTCGTCCATGCCCAGGCCAGGTGTGTGGGTTCAGTTCGCACAAGCTGGCACGACTGTGCTCAGACGGATGGGTTTTCCTTTAACCGCCCCTTGTGATATGAAATGGAAAGGAAATAGCTACCTACAGCTCTCTCTACTGGGCAGGCACATTCACGTCTGAGCAGCCAGCTATCAATTGATGACGTTCACACTCAGCTCCCACCCACATCCAGAGTTTTCTTTTAACCCATTGGTCGATTTACACGATTCACACTGGAATACGCCAATCGGATATAAATGCGCTGTTGACAACTGTTGTATTCTACGCATGATGGAATTTGAAGTTCAAAGAAGATAGAGCTGCATTTTCAACCTAAAATGCGCTTGCTCTCTTTTTTTTACTGTCATTTTCTTTAATTGGCCTGCGGAGTAGATTTTTTTTGTAACTGAAATTGAAAATGTCATAATGTATGCTACAGAAGTGTATCTGTGGTAGCCATATTTCATATATTATAGCACATTCCATTTATGTATGTATGCATTCCATCTATGCATTCCACACACACAAGCCTATCCTCCACGACCCCTGACTGAATTTAATGTCCTTTGAAATCCAAGAAAATACATTAAACTAAATGTTGCCCACACATGATGTAGGGCCTACTTCAGTGTGAGAATAGTATAAAGGCCTCTATGTATGTGTAAGATATTTTCATTACTAAATTACCTCTATATAATGTTTGGTAATTCAAACAGTCTTATTTTCAAACATCAATTACATGAAACGTTACAATCAGGTCATTTATTAGATCTTCACCATTTGGATTGGTTTTACACACAGCCGAGTCATTATGCACGGTCAATTCATTAGCCATATGAAGCGTGCTGACACAACCCCATGGTAATCAGGTGATACGTCACTGCAACCGCACTATTTAATTTCTGTTGGCTAATCTACATGGTTCAATTTTATAGCAAGATCAGACAGCAGGATTTGAAGAGAGGAGCCACTTGCCCACATGATGCCTCCATTTGAGAAACCACAGCACCCCAAGTCCTTCAAGCAGAGAAAAAGCTTTGGTGATTATTTAATGTATTGCTTTGCATGTGGTAGGCTATGCGTTGCTTTATAATCTCATCCACGTTTTCCATCCCAAACAGCCACGAGAAAACAGGAGGTCGCGGGGATCCGAACAAAGTTTCCAACTAAAATTCCGGTAAGTTTTCTTATTTCTAAAACCGTATTCAACCCTGAAGTTCCATTGAGTTTGCACCTTCTAAAAGTGACCTTTCCACCCACAGGTTATAATTGAAAGGTATCAACGGGAGAAGTATTTGCCGCCTCTTGATAAAACGAAATTCCTGGTCCCCCAAGAACTTTCCATGACTCAGTTTGTCACCATTATAAGGtgtgtctaatttgagaaacgTTTTGCTGAACATgtgtttatttaacttggcagACGTGGCATAACATGATTTAAATCATGTCTTCAAATTTTGGTTGAGAGAACTCGTGCATAATTTCGAATTTGGCAATCACCTGATATGCATCAGCCTCGAGTGCCGCGCGCGACTGTCACTACTTTTAAATTACTAGAGTTTGTGCAAGATAATTTCTACGTTTTGAGTACGTCTTGTCAATACTTTCTGCACGTTCTCGTTTCAGAAATCGTATGTCTCTGATGCAGAGTCAAGCGTTCTACCTGCTTATCAATAATAGTGGCCTGGCCAGCATGTCTCTTACCATGGCGCAAGTCTACAAGGACCATAAAGATGACGATGGCTTTCTCTACATGACCTATGCTTCTCAAGAAATGTTTGGGAATTGTGTTGAAATCCATGAAGAGTCATTGCCAATTGCTGGAAATGTTTGCGCAGACATAAATTGCAGGATTGGATGATGTGAGGCCTCGGCTTTTGGCAGGCCCAATAACTGAACTTGGTGTATAGATATAAAATGCAATATGGATATTTAATATTGCTCAATGTTTTTGTATATTGGTTTTAAGGTAATAAATATTTCAAACTTTTGAGGACCATGCTCTGTATTACATGACTTTGGCCAGATTGCTTAAAgcggcaatatgtaactttttgggctaaAAAACAAATTTGCATTGAAATGGGAGGTGTAGGTCTGTTCTCGTTAAAACATGTTTatgaagcggtagatctgttctttgCGTTATTTGAGGTTTTGCTTCCTTTTTTGGTTTGTATGCCAGCTTAAAGCAGCTGAGAAATGAATGTTTCGATATTTCACAGCGGTACAATGATTCAGTATTTGGTCGAACTGAAATTGGGTTAACTTAGCACTTTAGCAAACATGGTGCTGCCATTTCAGCATATTGCACTTATTGTTGTCACTTATGCTCCTTCATTTAATTTCCCAAAAATGTGTAGACTTGGACATTGCCTTCAATAGGAACTCTGAGGCATTAGTAGTCAAGGAAGGACCTGTTGCCCATTTCTTCCAACTCGACtcctatactccctctaggttcTTGTACATATctgattgggctgcctgtgtcaaCATGTAACTATTCTTATTCAATCCAATATGGGTCCATTTTTGCCATATTGGGGACCAGACCTCTGTTTAAATACGACTTAATCTGTGCTTGACTAAACTTGCTTGGCTTAATGGACCAATATAATAGCTCCACAACCCTCTcctatctggcactccaggcaggctataCAAAGTATTTGAACCAAGGTCTGAAGATCGAAGTGTCAGAGGGCTTCATTCAAAGTGGTACTCCCGAATAGGAACAATCATCCTGAAGGTGGCAGTATTGTTCAACTATCTTAAATCTGTATGACTGCACAGAATGGTTTGAATTTGGAGATTTTTGGATCTTAAGACTGAAGTACTCTTTAGTTGAGGCTGCGAGACGTATACAAGCAAGAGAACCGTTCCAACTTCTAGAGCATTTTTGCTACTGTAGCTAAAATTAGCCTATTTGACTGGACTGTATTTCAAAcagacttttattttatttttttggtggACCCTGTAGCACCTTCACTGACTCACTGAGGTCTTGTTGATTTTAAGCTCAGCCTAATTGTTGCAGCATGTGGCCCATAGATATGGGGTGGTCACAGGTCTGCACTGCAAGGGACTGGACACTTTCCTTGACAGGGCAGGGAGATGGGTTAACCCAGAAAAATGTGAATCACTTTCTGAGTTTGAAATCAGCCCCTATTCTTAAGTCACTCCTGTATATCTAAAATGACTTAATTGCATTTTATTTTGGGCTAAATAATCAATCCATGTGATCTAGGAGTGTAGGCCTATCACTTGAAACACATTTCCAAAATGGTGAAAGGGTCATAGTGACATGAGCAAGTACATTTTCCTTGTAGAATAaagccttttttttattttttaaagctgCTTATTTTAGGTACATTTATATTAGTGAATATTGATTTCAAGATTGTTCGTTGAGGCAGCAATTAAAATGTATTCTGTTCATAGTTGTGAAATGTGACTCCATAAAGATTATTTAGCAATATGCAAGTACACCATAGTTACAGTAATgggcaataaaaaaaaaaggcagATATTTAATTAACATTGTACAATGAATGGATTCACATTACAAGGTATAAAGCTTAAGTTACAAAGCATTAACAAACATTACAAGGCATTATCCTAAGCATGGTCAGAGAGAAATCATACCCTTTTTCTACACCCCATGGACTTTTTGGGCATGGCTTTTCAGGGTATCTCACCACAGCAGTTCAGGAACAAAGAAAGAACAATGAATTTAAGGCCCCTTTATAAGCATCTGAGTTGTTTGGATTCAAAATCTGAGTTATTGACCAATAGTATCACTGTGAAGTTAACCTCCGATCAGATATCAGACCTACATGATGTAAACTCTGGACAATGGGGGTTGGAGACATCAACACCGAGAATGCTGAATTCCTATGACAACAGAGGAAATTCTTGCATACAGTTGATAAGAGTCACTTCGGGGGCTGCTCTACAATACAGAAACGAATGGGCTTTGCAGGGAGACTTATTTAGTGACTATATCACTGACCACAAGGGGAAGCCCAAGATCCATAGAATATGTTGAGCTGTTGTGATGGTTAAAGCAGTTCAATATCAGTCAGCACTGCAGCGCACCTGATATTTTCTTCCCAAAATGTGTAAAGaattgtttttcttatttttgtaaATGTACAGCCCTGTTGGCTTTCACACTTTTGAATCAGACTACATTACATTATTGCTTTCACCTTTTGAGGACTATGCGGAGAACGCTCTCCTCCCAGTGCTGCATTGTCAAAGTCCAGTACATTGGATCGGTGGCATTAAGTTTTATGTTCCATTAACCGAAATGGGATTAACAAAATGTATTACGTCCTAACGATATCAACCATCTCATCCTGACTGGGAAACAGCAGTTTGTTTTCATTTTGCTTAGTCATGTCCATGGCCGTATTGAATGGCTTTTCtttgcagcattaaaaacatcTCGTGACGTTTAGCCATGGATGCAACCAAGTGTTGAGAGGAcggtgataaaaaaaaaatagagaCAAAGCTAAATCTAAAAGAACTCAAAAGTGGAGCATTCAACAAATACAGTAGTTGAAGAGACAGACAATCGTACTTTCTCAATTGTCTTTCCTCGTATCCTCTCTCCTGGCCTCCCTCTCAAAACGCATTGGAAGAGAGGATCCAAGGTTCCTTCCCTATGACCTTCTCCAATGGGCGTTGAGGTCG includes the following:
- the mlp3c gene encoding Microtubule-associated proteins 1A/1B light chain 3C, giving the protein MMPPFEKPQHPKSFKQRKSFATRKQEVAGIRTKFPTKIPVIIERYQREKYLPPLDKTKFLVPQELSMTQFVTIIRNRMSLMQSQAFYLLINNSGLASMSLTMAQVYKDHKDDDGFLYMTYASQEMFGNCVEIHEESLPIAGNVCADINCRIG